In Natrinema amylolyticum, the DNA window CGCGAGCGGCTCGAGTCGATCGGCGACCGCTCGGTGCCCGACCACGCGCTCGACCTGCGCGGGCTGCCGAAGCCGATCCGCCACGAGCAGGCCACCGAGGAGTTCCGCGCGACCGAGCCCGGCGAGACGTTCTACCTGATCAACGACCACGACCCGTCGCCGCTCGCGAACGAAATTGTCTCGGCGGTCGATCGGGAGGGCGCGCCCGGCGACGCCTTCGAGGAATACGAGGTCTACAGGCGGGCCCCCGACGAGTGGGTGATGGCCGTCGCGCGGTAGTGGCGGACCGTAATCGACCGGAATCGGCGACGCGGCGTGCCGCGATCGGAACGCCGCGACATGCCATCCGAACGGGTCTTCCCCGCGAACCGACAACCGACGATGCACACGTATGAGTCAGGACTCGAGGCTACGGGTCGTCTGTCTGGCGGGACCGAGCGACGCGGGCAAGACGTCGCTCGTCGAGGCGCTGGTCGACCGGCTGGCCGCGGACGGCCGCGTCGCGACCGTCAAGTCGATTCATCACGACGTCGAGATCGATACGCCGGGGACCGACACTCACCGCCACCGGACCGCGGGTGCCGAGACGGTCGTCGGCGTGACGCCCGAACTCACATTCGACATCACGACGCGCGGAAAGCGCGACCCGCCCGGGCCCGACGGCGACGAGTCGCTCCTCGAGTCCGACGACCCCGAGGTTCGGGCGCTCGCGAGCACCCTCGAGCGCCTCGCCCGACGCGGGTACGACACCGTCCTGGTCGAAGGGTTCGCCGAGTCGCCGCTGCCGACGATCCTCGTCGGAGATCGAGACTCCTCCGCGGTCAGCGGCCCCGTCATCGGACGCGGCGAGGACTCGATCGACGACCTCGTCGAAACGATCCGCTCGCTCGAGGGGCTCGAGCGACCGACCGATGACCGGTCGACTGACGGACCGGATCCGGACTCGGACCCGGACCCTGACGCCTGAGTCGATTAAACGGCCGGTGGCGGCGATAGCTGAGCGTCGATTTCGTGCGACGACGATCGGCGAGCGTAACCACTTTCGGTTGTTTTCCCACAATATAGGAACCGAAACCAGTTGTATTTATGCCGGAGATCCAACGGGACGTATGCACAGTCGCGACGGCTGCACCGGATCCGTCTCGGGGAGCCGCCGACACGTCCTCGCCACAACGGGCGGGCTCGCTGCGGGGCTGGTCGGGACCGCGGGCTGTCTCGGCGGTACTGCCGGCGTTCGCGTGCTCGCCGCGGGCAGTCTGGCCGTCGCCCTCGAGAACGGTGTCGGCCCGGCGTTCGAATCCGAGACGGGGCTGCAGTACGCTGGCGAGTACTACGGGACCAACGCCGTGTTGCGACTAGTTGAGGACGGGACGAAGTATCCGGACGTCGTGATCGGTGCCGACGCCGAACTCCTTCGGGACCGACTCTATCCCGCTCACACCGACTGGGACGCCGAGTTCGCGGCCAACGAGGTCGTGATCGCCTACGCGCCCGAGACGGCCCTCGGCGAACGGCTCGCGGCCGGCGAGCCGTGGTACGAGGTCTTCGCGGACGCCGACGAGGACGCGATCGCGATCAGCGATCCGGACCTCGATCCGCTGGGCTACCGTGCGCTCCTCCTCTTCGAACTCGCCGAGCGAGAACACGGCCTCGAGGGCTTTCGCGACGCGATGGCCGAGAGAGTCGCGACGGTCCCCGACGAACCCCAACTGCTCGCCGGCCTCGAGAACGGCAACCGGGCCTGTGCGGTCGCCTACGGCAACATGGCGGCCGAGCGCGACGTCGGCGTCCGACGGCTGGACGACGCCTACAACTTCGGCGATCCGGCGTTCGCCGACCGGTATGCGCGGGCGAGCTACACCACTGACAGCGGCCACACGGTCGAGGGATCGCCAGTCGTCTACAACGCGACGGTTCGAACCGACGCGGACACCCCCGACGCGGGCCGGGCGTTCGTCTCCTTCCTGCTCGAAAACGACGCGCTGCTCGCCGAGCACGGCCTGCGCGTCGACGATTCGCTGCCCCGATTTCACGGGGAGCCACCGGAGGCGATCGAGCCGTGAGCCGCGTCGAACGGAGTCGGAACGGTGGGTCAGGACGGGAGGCAGGTTCGCCCGAGGCCGATACGGATATCGCTCGGTTCGACGCGGGTCGTGAGTGGCTCCCGGACGGACTCGCCGTGCCGGCGCTGCTCGGTGCGGTGTTGCTCGCCTACTTCGTCGTCCCGTTCGCGGTCTTTCTGTCCCGAATGCGGGACGTCGACGTCGTCGCCGGGCTCGCGGATCCGACGGTCCGGGACGCGATCTGGACCTCGCTGGTCACGGCCCCGATTTCGACGACCATCGCGACCGTCTTCGGCGTGCCGCTGGCGTACGTCCTCTCGCGGGCCTCGTTTCGCGGCAAGCGCCTGGTCGAAGCCCTCGTCTTGCTCCCGCTCGTCGTCCCCCCGATCGTCGGCGGCGTGATGCTGCTGACCGTCGTCGGCCGATACACGCCGATCGGCGCGGCCGCCGCCGCGCTCGGAGTGCCACTGACGGACAGTCGCGCCGGCGTCGTCCTCGCCCAGACGTTCGTCGCCGCGCCGTTTCTCGTCGTCACCGCCCGCGCGGGCTTCGACGGCGTCGATCCCCGCCTCGAGGAGGCCGCGCGGACGATGGGGTACGGTCGACTCCGGACGGTACGGCTGGTCTCGCTGCCGCTCGCGCGAAACGCCATCGCTGCGGGGATCGTCCTGACGTTCGTCCGGGCGATCGGCGAGTTCGGCGCGACGATGATGGTCGCGTACACGCCGCGGACCATGCCGACCCAGATCCGCGTCTCGTTCATCGCCCGCGGAATCGACGCCATCGTACCGGTCGCGCTCGCCCTGCTCGCCGTCGCCGTGATCGTCGTCGTCGCCGTCCAGTTGCTGGTCGGCACCCCTCGCCGTCGCTGAACTGCCGCGTTCGCGGCGCTGTCGAGACGCTGGCTCTCGAACCGATCAGATCGCGTGTAATTCGCTCTAACCGCCTCTAAGTGGTTTGGAAGTGGGGTTATGGATGTCGTCGTTCTATCCACGGGTGAGACTCATGACATCCATCGCAGACATCGAGATTCCGGCCGACGGAACCGGTACCGGCGAGCTGTTCGAGGCCGTCCCCTCGCTGACGTGTGAAATGGAGCGGGTGATCGCCTCGAGCGGCCACGGACTCTGGCTGTCGGGCCCCTCCCAACCGGAGATCGAATCGGCGCTCGACGAGGCCTCGGCGATCGGCAACTACTCCCAGATCAGCAGCGA includes these proteins:
- a CDS encoding molybdopterin-guanine dinucleotide biosynthesis protein B, with product MSQDSRLRVVCLAGPSDAGKTSLVEALVDRLAADGRVATVKSIHHDVEIDTPGTDTHRHRTAGAETVVGVTPELTFDITTRGKRDPPGPDGDESLLESDDPEVRALASTLERLARRGYDTVLVEGFAESPLPTILVGDRDSSAVSGPVIGRGEDSIDDLVETIRSLEGLERPTDDRSTDGPDPDSDPDPDA
- a CDS encoding extracellular solute-binding protein, giving the protein MHSRDGCTGSVSGSRRHVLATTGGLAAGLVGTAGCLGGTAGVRVLAAGSLAVALENGVGPAFESETGLQYAGEYYGTNAVLRLVEDGTKYPDVVIGADAELLRDRLYPAHTDWDAEFAANEVVIAYAPETALGERLAAGEPWYEVFADADEDAIAISDPDLDPLGYRALLLFELAEREHGLEGFRDAMAERVATVPDEPQLLAGLENGNRACAVAYGNMAAERDVGVRRLDDAYNFGDPAFADRYARASYTTDSGHTVEGSPVVYNATVRTDADTPDAGRAFVSFLLENDALLAEHGLRVDDSLPRFHGEPPEAIEP
- a CDS encoding ABC transporter permease, producing the protein MARFDAGREWLPDGLAVPALLGAVLLAYFVVPFAVFLSRMRDVDVVAGLADPTVRDAIWTSLVTAPISTTIATVFGVPLAYVLSRASFRGKRLVEALVLLPLVVPPIVGGVMLLTVVGRYTPIGAAAAALGVPLTDSRAGVVLAQTFVAAPFLVVTARAGFDGVDPRLEEAARTMGYGRLRTVRLVSLPLARNAIAAGIVLTFVRAIGEFGATMMVAYTPRTMPTQIRVSFIARGIDAIVPVALALLAVAVIVVVAVQLLVGTPRRR